Proteins from one Bartonella sp. HY328 genomic window:
- a CDS encoding zinc ribbon domain-containing protein YjdM yields MSELPACPQCNSTYTYEDGSNYICPECGNEWNASTQNSDKIVVRDANGTELNDGDTVSVIKDLKVKGSSSVVKVGTKVKNIRLVDGDHDIDCKIPGIGQMGLKSEFVKKVQE; encoded by the coding sequence ATGAGCGAGCTTCCAGCATGCCCACAATGCAATTCAACCTATACCTATGAAGACGGCAGCAATTATATTTGCCCAGAATGTGGGAATGAGTGGAATGCATCAACCCAAAATAGCGATAAAATTGTTGTCCGCGACGCTAATGGTACCGAACTTAATGATGGCGACACGGTAAGCGTCATCAAAGATCTTAAGGTTAAAGGATCATCATCGGTGGTTAAAGTTGGTACCAAGGTTAAAAATATTCGCCTTGTTGACGGTGATCATGACATTGACTGCAAAATTCCCGGCATTGGCCAAATGGGCTTAAAGTCTGAATTTGTTAAAAAAGTACAAGAATAA